Within Pseudomonadota bacterium, the genomic segment ACGATATAATCGACAGCGCCTTGTCGCATGCCCCAAATGCGGTCCGTTTTTTGATTCTTGGTGGTCACCATGATCACCGGAATATCGGCGGTGGCCGGATCCCGACTCAATTGCCGTGTGGCCTGAAAGCCGTTTAGGCCAGGCATTACCACATCCATAAGAATCAGATCGGGCTGCTTGTCGCGCGCGATTTGAACACCCACTTCGCCGCTTTCGGCCGATAGGATGTCGTAACCCTCACTCTCGAGCGCCGCTTTGATCACGTGCACCTCCGTCGGTGAATCATCAACGATAAGTACGACTGGCATGGTTTCTCCCGACAGACTGCTAGCGACCGACGTGACGCTCGATAGCGCCCAGCAGTTCGTCTTTGGTAAAAGGTTTGGTGAGGTATTGCTCCGAGCCCACGATGCGACCCCGAGCGCGATCAAACAGTCCGTCTTTACTCGACAGCATGATGACCGGCGTGCTGCGGAACACTTTGTTGTTTTTGATCAGCGAACAGGTTTGGTACCCGTCCAGTCGAGGCATCATGATGTCGACGAACACGATGTCAGGCTGGTGATCAGCGATTTTCGACAGTGCGTCGAACCCGTCTTCAGCGGTAAACACATCACAGCCTTCTTTCGACAACAGCGTCTCCGCCGTGCGTCTGATAGTCTTACTATCGTCAATGACCAGTACTTTCAAACC encodes:
- the pilG gene encoding twitching motility response regulator PilG, which produces MTSNPNDLSGLKVLVIDDSKTIRRTAETLLSKEGCDVFTAEDGFDALSKIADHQPDIVFVDIMMPRLDGYQTCSLIKNNKVFRSTPVIMLSSKDGLFDRARGRIVGSEQYLTKPFTKDELLGAIERHVGR
- a CDS encoding response regulator, with protein sequence MPVVLIVDDSPTEVHVIKAALESEGYDILSAESGEVGVQIARDKQPDLILMDVVMPGLNGFQATRQLSRDPATADIPVIMVTTKNQKTDRIWGMRQGAVDYIVKPFSAADLIEKTAAALA